A genomic stretch from Arachis stenosperma cultivar V10309 chromosome 3, arast.V10309.gnm1.PFL2, whole genome shotgun sequence includes:
- the LOC130966007 gene encoding uncharacterized protein LOC130966007 produces MERKLQLEELECLRLEAYENAQFYKEKATTFHDQNIRRKSFKIGDEVLVYNSRLRLMPEKLRSRWDGPFKVVDVKPYGVVEVIHPINGVKFKINGHRVKLYHTQPKNSKELEIFLLGEVSK; encoded by the coding sequence ATGGAACGTAAGCTCCAATTGGAGGAATTAGAATGCCTTAGGTTGGAAGCATACGAGAATGCTCagttttataaagaaaaagCTACGACATTCCATGACCAGAATATTAGAAGGAAAAGCTTCAAGATAGGTGATGAAGTACTTGTGTACAATTCAAGGTTGCGATTGATGCCCGAAAAATTGAGATCTAGGTGGGACGGGCCGTTTAAAGTGGTAGATGTCAAGCCTTATGGAGTCGTGGAAGTGATTCACCCTATCAATGGAGTTAAGTTCAAAATCAATGGTCATAGGGTGAAACTTTATCACACTCAACCAAAGAATTCCAAGGAGTTGGAGATTTTCCTCCTTGGAGAAGTTTCTAAGTGA